DNA sequence from the Acidobacteriota bacterium genome:
GGGTAGCAAGTCGCTGGTCAGTTGATCGTCTTCGCTCAGGATGCGGTCGCGGGTGAGCGATTGATAGATCGTCACCAGCTTGGTTTCCGGTTCGACGATCCAAACTTCGCGCACGCCAGCGTTGAAATAGTCACTGAGTTTGGTTTTGACGTTGGTGTAAATATCGTTGGGCGAAATGACTTCGACGGCGAGGTCGGGGGCAATGTCCCATTTGCCAAACGGCACGCCTTCTGCGGGGATGCGTTCTTTGGCAAGAAACGCCAGATCAGGCAACCGCTCATTCGCGCCAATGAGAAACGTAGTGTCCGGGCTGTACATATCACCAAGCTGGTTTTGCTCGACGTGCATCGCCAACCGCCATCCCAAACGCATAATCGTGCGTCCGTGCAAAGCTCCGGCCATTTTGACCTCCTTAACACCATTTACAATTTCGTAGTCGCTGTCATCAATGACGGCTTCGGCCACCGCTAATTCTGCAACTGCAGTCATCGTAGTTCCTCCACTTAAAGCAAGAATGGGACGAGGCGGATTTTAGCCGCAGCAATACGGCGCGGCAACAGAAGAAGA
Encoded proteins:
- a CDS encoding Uma2 family endonuclease, which gives rise to MTAVAELAVAEAVIDDSDYEIVNGVKEVKMAGALHGRTIMRLGWRLAMHVEQNQLGDMYSPDTTFLIGANERLPDLAFLAKERIPAEGVPFGKWDIAPDLAVEVISPNDIYTNVKTKLSDYFNAGVREVWIVEPETKLVTIYQSLTRDRILSEDDQLTSDLLPGFTCRVGDLF